The window aatattgtataaaaattatatttaagttgtatgatattatagttgtatataacttagtagaaataatgtatgaaaattgtagataagttgtataatatataattagttgtataacatttatttttactatgtataaatcagatacaaaatatacaaaagacatattgtataaaatttgtatttaagttgtatttaactgagtagaaataatgtgtgaaagttgtagatatattgtataatatgtaattagttgtatgaaatttatttttactatgtataaattagatataaaatatacaaaagacatattgtataaaatttatataaaaaattatatttaagtggtattatattgtagttgtatataactgggagGTGAGAGAGGCTTTGGCAAAGGTATCTTCGTCGCATGTTATCAGGAATGAAGAATAATACCACTAGTTCCTATAGAGTTGGCAAACGTTAAAATTCCAGCTTTAGGGATTCCTGCGACTTTCTCACGCCTTTGAATGCAACAGGTGAACCAGTTGCCCATACCCACAAAATTttaatcaaaatgtgaacaaAATTGGCTCTTTGTCCTCTATATCTACTCCAGATCTAAAGTAAGAAATATATATTAAAGTTTTATTTTATTAGTTAGCATTTTGATTGTACCAATCTCAAACCAAGTTAAGAAGCTTAGTTTATCGTAGGAACttaatataaattaaattttGGACTAACTAATTAAGGATTTAATATTTTATGCTACTGCATCATTGTTTTATTGTGAATAACCACTCTAACCTGAAAGTGACGCCTATCATCATTAACTGTTTAAAAAAGAGTTAGTGTGCCAAGATAGAGTTTAAAATACTTGTTGATGGGTATCTTGTCGATTTCTTAGTGGATTGCTGCTAAAAAGAGTTTATTTGCATATGTTTGGTATTGTATGGAAGTATCTGACTTTTAATTTGAATTGTAGGAATTCGAGAAAATGAAGGAGAAAGACAAAATCTggagagaagagaggagagaggagaaaaaaaaagaaaaagggtgtaactaaattttttaattgaaggcactaataatggattaggtgccttttaaggtggaatgtatatattttgtaaacaaaacttgtgtAGGTAGGATAATTTACTAAACATGAACAtttagggtaataaagtttccaatagtgtataggaatgaaaaaatctCTTTCTATAACATACTAGATCGGTTATGGCTCGTGCAAGCATGGGCCTAGCATTTATAATTTGAAATACTTAATTTTTTGGTactttggataattattttgtgaTAACTAATAGGGGAAATTATTAGTTATGTCATCCCATAAGTAGAGCTGTCAAAACGGGCTAGCCCAACCCAAGCTTCGCGGGCTTTTAAATTTGGTGGGCTAGTGCGGGTTGGCCCTCAATCTATATGGGCCTTAAAATGGTCAGCCCAGCCCAACCCTAAGTGGGTCGCGGGCTAGGGCAGGCCAGCCCTTCAATTTTTAggaaaaaatatttcttcaaatttttaaatattttttcgtgaCATAATCTCTTAATCATATGAACGACTTCTGTTTATTTAGAGTACttgatatttgacaaggaatctcgtaattgaaatgcaaattctcTTTATCGCTATCTCTTCTTTTTCTAACGTTACATGaatatttttttagtatttttctttcGCTTTTCTTAGGTTCACGAATTACTTCAATAAGTTTATATGTTATGGTTTTATACTTTAGGTTAAACATTATttattgatttcatcattatagtccataaattttttaaatttcatgAAATTTgctagtgttgtcaattttctttGGGTATTAAAACTTGACCTTTTACTATACTGAAgagtaatttaataattaataatatattaaattaaCCAAACTGATCATTGGCCActtaaagtaatattttcttttgaaaaaaatattattagcCACTTAAAACTTTCTTAGTTCGTTgttaattaagcaaaagaaaaactaatcttGTCATACTACATGCatatcaaaaatataaattttagttgATATGGAAGGATAAATGAGCAATCTAAGTTTGAAAAATAGATATTAtagttaatatttgttttagttttaatttttttaaatatttaaatttgaatttaatcAATTTTGGGCCTATAGGCCAGCCCAGGCCCAGCCTAGATCAAGCCTCAAGGGCTAACATGCTGATTTGGGTCGGGCTTATAAGCCTCACTTTTAAATGGGCTAAAAAATCCCAACCCAGGCTGGGTTGGGCTAGCCTCACGAGCCAAGCCCATTTTGACGGCTCTACTCATAAGTAAGTTAGTATAAAAATTAATCAATTCATATAATATTATCAATATTAGCCAACTAGTTGTTTGTAGCAAAAAAaagttcaaatttttattttcttttgagtgGGTATTGTTGGAATATATGGATACATCAAAGGAGTTtaaatctcagttttgggatgatttggtagaGTTTTTAGGTGGTTTGAATTGGAAATTcaaagtagaagatgaacatagAAAAAGATAATATGTGTATCACATATATATCATATGTGTATCACATGTGATACATGCTCGCTACATGTGttgcagaagaattttttgaactcgatttataACTATAAATTCTGataccaaatcacctccaatcttcctcaaattttgtatattgactcatctataagttttcaatgaatttcaaccatacccattgaaaaatgtcctattttacttagatttttggaatcttgtatatatatttttgtgcatttcatcaccttatttactacctcatccatgaaatttcatTTCCGTCTTATATCTAATGTTGATTCCATCACCTTGTTTGTTACcttatccatgaaatttccttttcGTGTTGCATCTAATATTGCTGATCATGCTTAAAATTATGGAAGGAGATATTtgcgtgtgattcttggagagaaataatttttatttatttaaatttttaatttttgtatgtGCTTGGTTAATTTTGATAAATCTGTGACTAATAGTTAAAAGTTGATAAGTAAgaacttatttgggacatttccGTAAGATTCCCCATATAATACAACATGGTCAAACATAAGTGGTAAGACATACATATGTAAATAGGGTTGTGCATACTTTGGTAAATATCGAATTACCATACcgaaatcgaaaattttggtattcgaTATAGTATTtagtttaagttttaaaaaaattggtattaggtatggtattcgGTATTTTACCGAAATATTGATATCGTactgaaatatatattatatttacacaatacatattttattaattataacataaatataagaaatctaaaattttactctcctttattttctaagttcatcaattaactctaagtaaGTAACAAAACATTTATCTAAATTTTCTCTCTCTAGGTTGGtatttgctagttttggacaaaaACTTTTGTCAATAAACATTTTaattttgtacttttgagtactttaattaagaatattatcgTCTATGACTCTaagcactagttagtattcaaataGAATAAATTGAAGTTACCGAACCGAAAGGAGAAAATTCGaatcataccgaatttaattaggtacggtattggtatagcattttacgaaatcgaataccaaaaatatcgaaccgaaatatctaaataccgtaccgtacCGACCGAGGAACACCCTATATGTTTATCATCCTTGCTGGGCTTCTTGATTTCTTCTGGCCCAGCCCAACCCCAATGTCATATAAGCCACGTGCTCCATTAAAAGATCGTTCCCCCTTGCTTACCAACTGCCGCATGGAATCGAGCGGTAGACTGGATTCTTTAACGGGGAAAAGACAGTGCAATACGCAGGAACATGACGCAATTAGTTATCGCCGACGTCATGATTACATACTATCCTACGCCAGGGGTGCGCCATGTTCTCACGAACTCAAGAAGGAATTCAATTCTCCACAACTCCACATTCCCCAACAAACTAGCttcagaaagaaaataaaaatgccTAGTTTTATCGTCATTGCTGGCGCATGATAGCCTTCAACCGCTGTATAAAAGGCCCTTTCAAATAAATCGCTTATTCAGTGTCAGTCTGTTAACAGCTTCACCGCTTCGCGAAAACCTTCACTTTCAGACTTCCAAATTCTGTAAAGTAAGTTAATTTTTGAGTTGCATAGCAGAATTTTGAAAGATTCTTAGATTGCGTATTCGTTCAATTTATGCAATCTAAAAGTTTAAATTAAGTGATTGTTTAGTGATTTTAATAGTTTTGAATCAACTGCCTTTTGTTAGAATGGGGGAGAAGAGAGTGTTGTTGCCGGCGAGTGAAGTTGATATGACGGCTGTCAAGTATACGCCTCAAAGAATTCAAGGTTCTCCTTCCGTAAATCCTACTTGATTAATTTACttttttaaacagaaaatcaacaGTTAGATATTCcgaaatacacacacacacacaaaccaTAAGTTGAAATTCTCCTCATATCAAAATGGCTGAAGAATAAATTTTAAATTGTTTGTTAAAGTTCATTCTGGGACAGAGGGGGACGGGTACTTGTTATCACAAATCTCGGTATTGTTATTGCAAGTTTTTCACTTACTGGTGATGAAAAATCATCCTGTGAATTTGCACGCTATGGACTTGCAGGTCCACATCTGACTGGATTTTGGTTGAAGCTATTTGTATTGTTGGCTGAAGCACCGATTATTGGTTCAATTATCATGATTCTCTTGAAGAACAAGAACCGAAAAACGGAGGTATGATTCTTAATGTATccagttttattttcttttttctgttgTGAAAATTCATGTCAAGTGATGTCATATTCTAGATAGCTAAAAAGGTCAAGTTTTCATGATTGACAGATGCTGAAGAATACTGTCATACCAGAGGATCCCATGTTTAAACCTGAGTTTCCTCCTCAAGGTTAGTTCCCTTTATCATTCTTTTTTCAGTAATTTTGAAACTTTTTCTCTCTACATTGTCTACACTCCTGTTCATCTTCTCAAAAGTGTGAATTTTTGCACCCTCATCTATCCTTGGCTTACGAGTGGACCATCATAATGATCTGCTTGATTTGGTCAACATGCTTATTTAAATAGGCTTATCTTTTGTTCTGggaccttttgtttttcttccttGTAAGAGACGTCTATTTGGAAGAGGGGTGGAGGAGAGGCGGGTTGATAATATTTGGTGGTAGGCGTTTCTCTCTGGAGTAACGAAGAAGATAACAGGACAAAAGCATATAATTGGGTCCTACACtagaatttttgtttttgataaaACCAATGCCACTTGGAGTCACCTATCCATTTTGTATGGCTTGTGAATTAGAGTCAGAACCTGCTGTTGTTTGCCTGGAAGAAGATGGAAAACCTGAAGAACGCGTTGAGTTAGCCTTGCAGTGTCTTCCAGATTACAATCCAGGCTGTATTCAGATTGCTGATTCAAGTGCACCATTCCGCTATTGGAAGATCCGTGATTATGCATATGCTTACAGGTCGAAGCTTACAACTCCATCTCAGGTAAGTCACTGTTTTCCCTGTTTTCAGTATAGATGTATTATTAGGATAAGATTATATTTACATTTGTGTCATAGGTAGCAGAGCACTTCATCTCAGCTATAGAAGAGTTTAACAATAAGAATCCACTGGCACCGCTACTGATTTCTTATGATCCTGGTGAAGTCAGAAGCCAAGCTGCTGCTTCCACACAAAGATTTAAAGAAGGTATTCATGTCATTGTATTTCAAAAACATGTCATGCGAGCTATCTACATTTGACTTTATTCAACTCCATTTCTTAGCTGTTGTGTTTGTGCAGGAAGTGAATTATCAATCCTGGATGGTATCTTTATGGCTGTTAAGGATGACATAGATTGCTGTCCCCATCCATCAAAAGGTATGTACTCTAGCTCTAGTCACCAAAGCATAGTTCTTTGCCAGATCTAGTTGCATACTTAATGATAAACAGGTGGAACAACTTGGTTTCACGAGGTTCATGAAGTGAAGAAGGATGCTGTCTGCGTCTCAAGATTACGAAGTTGTGGTGCAGTTTTGGTTGGGAAGACAAATATGCATGAATTGGGCCTTGGAACAACTGGAAATAATGCAAACTTTGGGTGAGTTTAACTTACAAGCCGTAAACAATAGACAAGAAATGCTCGCAGTTCATACCAAGTAAACCGTGATACTAAAGCTCGCTAAAAATTTAATTAACTTAAGTCACACATTTGTCAATATTAAATTAAGTAGCAAATCTGGGGAAAATTTTCCATGAAGAGCAACCCTAAAGATTCCATAGAACTGTTTCCTTTTGAATTGTGTTGACTTAATTATTGTTATGCAGGTGATCTCTGCTAATATTACACTATTTACTTTCCACTCTGTTTAGGaatgttttttcttttgttgtaaaCAACAGTATGGATGAGTGGATTTGTTTATATGACAGGACAACAAGAAATCCACATGCTCCAGATAGGTACACGGGCGGGTCTTCCTCAGGTTCTGCAGCTATTGTAGCTTCTGGATTGTGTTCTGCTGCACTGGGAACAGATGGAGGAGGTTGTCTATGATACCATGTAGCTCAGGAATCATCTTATGAAATCTTTGTATGTTATGTTAGCTAAAGTTCATTTTTCATGTAAAAGGACAGGTTCAATTCGGATTCCTTCTTCCCTTTGTGGTGTGGTGGGATTGAAGACAACATATGGAAGGACTGACATGAAAGGGTGAGCTCCTATTATGTCGGAGTTCTAAATTTATACAGCTGCATTCTGACTATTAGCAGGTCATCCCCTGAAGATCATCTTACAGTGAAGCCATGAAAGGGGGGTTAGGGTTGGGTGGCTATTAATTTCCTTTCTATCTTATCTTCCCTGTTTCTATGCTCGTATATCGTGCACATCCAATCTAAGAATCATACTGTAACACCATGAAGTGAACCCTGAAATATACCTTCCATCATCTAATATCTTCGTGTACTTTTATGCTTATGCACGTCTCTTCTTTCAGTTTCTTGGTTCATAGATGAACACACAAGTAACTATGTATTTCTAGGTCGAGGTTCATTGTTCTGTGTGACAAAGGACAGAGTTTGAATCGTTAGTGTTGGTCTCCCCTTTTGGGGTTCTGCAAGTTGTGCATTCCAGTCTAAGCTGTTCTGAGTCACCATAAGTATAAACAATGCTTACCAAGGTATATAGTAAAAAACAAATTGTGCTTTCATGGATAAGCTTCTGTTCCAACCTATTAAACCGGAATGAGTATATTTAGAAATAGTTTACTTTGTTAACGGACATAAACCAAAATTGCAGAGAATGGATAAGAGGAAGTCAttatcaatttttcttttttactagTAAGCTTGACATATTTAAGCATGGTGCTTGACATATTCTCTTGATTGAAAAAATTGAATTCAGGGTTATAATAGAAGTTAGGTGACTAGAGGTTCGTATTTGTCTTAGTTGAAGCTCAGAACAGGTCATACTACTGAGTTGGTGAATAaaatgttcatgccatcataaaTTTTCATGGTAAAATGCTCGTCAGCTCCACATAGATTAAGAGATGTTTTCCCTATATaggtaaattaaaaaaaaaagttttgctGAAATTCCTTTTATGGAAAGATGAATTTTATAGTGTTTTGCCCAATTGTAGTGACCATATGTGCTAATTTATTGTTTTTTGTCTCCTTAATTGTAAATCTGCTATGTGCAGAATTGTTATTTTCTCATTACTTTGTAAGTCCTAAATAGGTCGCTTCTTAATCTCATCATTTTTTTTGTCAGATTGCTATATCGTGGTGGAACAGTGGCAATTGTTGGTTCTATCACAGCAACTGTTGAGGATGCCATACTGGTGTAAGTAATTCACGGGTTTGAATGTCCTAGAGTGTACCTAATTCTTCTAAGTGCAGTGCTAGTAGTTCTATAAATGGATGTAATGCAAGACAGCCTGGACCATCACTACTGAGGAAGAATGTACAATCACATAGCTTGTGAAAATGACTCGTCAAAGTTACTTGAGTTCATATTATATGCCCGTAAATTGCTATAATCAGCAGAAATTTTAATCGtctttctctctctatttctcCGTATATCAGCTTTATTTTGCTTAAACTactcttttcaaaaatattagAGGGTTCTTTTCACTTTATCTTGGGGATGGGGGAGAGTGCGTTTCCTGCTCTATTTACACTTTGAGAGTTGAAAGTAGTAAATATACAAGTCTTAATCCTGCTTCCAATTATGTGAGTTCATTAATAAATCAATCAATCAACAACCCCTTAATCCCAAACTAATTGGGAGTTATGTGTGTTCATAACTTCATATGAAAGAATAGTGCGAGTTAATATAAATGGAACTGTAAAACAAAGCTTTACAAAACATTACTGATAAGTGATAATGACTAATAAAAATAAACGTTGAACTGTTttgagattcccatattttgtccCCTAGTGCTTGTGCATGACGCAGCCAAACTGCTGATACTAAACTCAAATTCTTGAACGCTAGCTGCACGAAAAACTTACCCTTGATGAAATTAGTTTTATTTCTTATGACTTGCTATGTATGTTGCTCTACTTTTTGCCTTCAATGAGCTTAAGATCAACACTTCCAGAAATCTAAGTTGTGTATCTTACTACCAGGTATGCTGCAATTTTAGGATCCTCTCCTGCTGAGAGAGTTTCTTTGAAACCGGTAATTACCCAAGAATATTGCATATTCTCGTCATCATAATCTTGATATAGTATGATACATCTTTTTTTCATTTATTCCTCTATTTCCTAAAAATGTTACAGAACACAAAGTGATTTTATAGAGTTTTCTAAGCATGTTCCTCCAAAGGCATTTGATTGACCATCGGCTTTAGTTTCTCCATTATCTTAAAAACCCACAAGAAATCTCACGAGAAGAGTTGATATACAACTTCTTAGTGTTGGGAACCCTGATAGTATGTAAACCTTAAGAGAAAGGCTTCTCGAGTGATATTGGCTCGGTCTTTTCTGGCCTCTGGATGAATTCTGCAGAAAGAAATCCTGAAGTTGTGCAACTCCTGTAATAGCCTGGTCTACATGGACCACAATATTGAAGAAAGAAACTTCTAGCTGATGTAATAGGACCTAAACATCAGCTCTCAAAAGTACAACGAAATAGGATGATTTGTAacacttcttttcttgtttagaTCATCTAGGGAGCATTGTACTTCTTATTTGGACTATTCTGGAGTCATGTTTCATTTTGACAAAGTAATTTTCACCTTATGAGTTTCAGAGCTGAGTTGTACATGTGCCTATTCCATTAAAGTCCTTTCTTTACTATGTTTCAGGCTCTCCCTTGTTTACCAAATTTAACTTCATGTGAGAGCTGGTACGCTGTAGGATCACTGCGCCTGGGGAAGTATACTGAGGTAATTGCTATTCTGGTTGAGAAGCGTCTGAAATGTAACTTTCTTGTAACAGTTCAATAGTTTCTTGACTTCCTCCTGCAGTGGTTCAATGATGTTTTCTCAACTGAAATATCTGATAAGTGTGAGGATATTCTTAATCAGCTATCGGAAAAACATGGGTGCGAAGTAAGTGTATTGCCCATCTCCAGTTCTTTGGTTCTGTCAAGGGATTGTGATTGTTCATCTGCCATCTTGCTTGCTTAGAGTTAGGGGTCTTATGAGCATCAGTTTTGTGAGtaactattttctttctttctatcttgttaccatttctatttttattaaattattttgccTTTCTTCCCCTAATTTGAAGACGATAGAGGTTGTAATACCAGAGTTGCCTGAGATGCGCACTGCACATATTGTTTCTGTTGGCTCTGAAGCACTATCTGAGCTGAATCCTGACTTTGAGGATAGGTACGTCTCATTACCTTATTGAGCAGGTCTTCCATTTGCTTGAGCTCGCTTGTTTGGGCCAGTACATGACATGATAATATTATTCATATTCTTCTTAATGAACACCTTGCAGCTTTGCTTTTGTAGAATGATCTGTTTTCGACCTGATTTCCAGGAAATCAGCAAGATCAACATATGATACTCGGTTAAATCTGGCACTTTTTCGAACATATACAGCATCGGATTATGTTGCTGCTCAGTGTCTTAGGTGAGGCATAATTTATCAAATTCTGAATTTGATCTGCTTTGCAAATATAGTGGCATCTAAAAGGATATTTGAACTAAGATGTGCGTAGTTTGATCATTGTTACTTGTTTTGGAAGTCTAAGACAATGGTATTCTGTACTTTTGGTAAGCCGTTGCgtaaataaagagaaaaatcttGTCAATGACACAACATCATCCTCATCACCTTTGCCTGCTTGTATCTGGTGAGAATGAAATTAAATCTTTTGGGTGTACCTTTTTTCGATCCATAGTTTGGTTGCTACTCATAAATTTGCTCAAGAAATATTGAAATCTCTTTTATGTAACAAAGTGACAAttagtcttcttcttttttccccaCTCAGTCTGGGCTTAATACTATGTGCTAAATCATC of the Nicotiana tabacum cultivar K326 chromosome 7, ASM71507v2, whole genome shotgun sequence genome contains:
- the LOC107792874 gene encoding fatty acid amide hydrolase-like isoform X2, which codes for MILIVLNQLPFVRMGEKRVLLPASEVDMTAVKYTPQRIQGPHLTGFWLKLFVLLAEAPIIGSIIMILLKNKNRKTEMLKNTVIPEDPMFKPEFPPQESEPAVVCLEEDGKPEERVELALQCLPDYNPGCIQIADSSAPFRYWKIRDYAYAYRSKLTTPSQVAEHFISAIEEFNNKNPLAPLLISYDPGEVRSQAAASTQRFKEGSELSILDGIFMAVKDDIDCCPHPSKGGTTWFHEVHEVKKDAVCVSRLRSCGAVLVGKTNMHELGLGTTGNNANFGTTRNPHAPDRYTGGSSSGSAAIVASGLCSAALGTDGGGSIRIPSSLCGVVGLKTTYGRTDMKGLLYRGGTVAIVGSITATVEDAILVYAAILGSSPAERVSLKPALPCLPNLTSCESWYAVGSLRLGKYTEWFNDVFSTEISDKCEDILNQLSEKHGCETIEVVIPELPEMRTAHIVSVGSEALSELNPDFEDRKSARSTYDTRLNLALFRTYTASDYVAAQCLRRRLMYYHMEIFKKVDIIVTPTTGMTAPIISPTALKVGETNLSVSGNLMRFVLAGNLLGFPAISVPVGYDKQGLPIGMQLIGRPWCEASILRLAAAIEETCAGPKKKPVQFYDILKGNQL
- the LOC107792874 gene encoding fatty acid amide hydrolase-like isoform X1, coding for MGEKRVLLPASEVDMTAVKYTPQRIQGPHLTGFWLKLFVLLAEAPIIGSIIMILLKNKNRKTEMLKNTVIPEDPMFKPEFPPQESEPAVVCLEEDGKPEERVELALQCLPDYNPGCIQIADSSAPFRYWKIRDYAYAYRSKLTTPSQVAEHFISAIEEFNNKNPLAPLLISYDPGEVRSQAAASTQRFKEGSELSILDGIFMAVKDDIDCCPHPSKGGTTWFHEVHEVKKDAVCVSRLRSCGAVLVGKTNMHELGLGTTGNNANFGTTRNPHAPDRYTGGSSSGSAAIVASGLCSAALGTDGGGSIRIPSSLCGVVGLKTTYGRTDMKGLLYRGGTVAIVGSITATVEDAILVYAAILGSSPAERVSLKPALPCLPNLTSCESWYAVGSLRLGKYTEWFNDVFSTEISDKCEDILNQLSEKHGCETIEVVIPELPEMRTAHIVSVGSEALSELNPDFEDRKSARSTYDTRLNLALFRTYTASDYVAAQCLRRRLMYYHMEIFKKVDIIVTPTTGMTAPIISPTALKVGETNLSVSGNLMRFVLAGNLLGFPAISVPVGYDKQGLPIGMQLIGRPWCEASILRLAAAIEETCAGPKKKPVQFYDILKGNQL